A region of Epinephelus fuscoguttatus linkage group LG1, E.fuscoguttatus.final_Chr_v1 DNA encodes the following proteins:
- the LOC125900238 gene encoding keratin, type II cytoskeletal 8-like, whose amino-acid sequence MMMRKSYSVSGSGGSSRRSLAPVNYSVQRTTYSSGGGSGFGSGFGSGFGSGASYGAGFTSGSVGGYGLSSSQVGGTFSCPPITAVTVNQSLLAPLSLEIDPTIQAVRTQEKEQIKTLNNRFASFIDKVRFLEQQNKMLETKWSLLQDQTTTRSNIDAMFEAYIANLRRQLDGLGNEKVKLEGELRNMQGQVEDFKKKYEDEINKRAAAENEFVLLKKDVDAAYMNKVELEARVDALQDEINFLRAVYEAELRELQSQIKDTSVIVEMDNSRNLDMDAIVAEVRAQYEDIANRSRAEAESWYKQKYEEMQTSAGQYGDDLRTTKAEIAELNRMIARIQNEIEAVKGQRASLEAQIAEAEERGELAVKDAKLRIRDLEDALQRAKQDMARQVREYQELMNVKLALDIEIATYRKLLEGEESRLASGGSNATIHVQQTSGGGLQSSSSGFGYGGSLSGGYGGLSGGTITKSTVSTSSSMRRY is encoded by the exons ATGATGATGAGGAAGTCATACTCAGTCTCAGGCTCGGGTGGCTCCAGCAGGAGGTCGCTTGCCCCAGTCAACTACTCCGTACAAAGAACCACTTACAGTTCTGGTGGTGGTTCTGGCTTTGGTTCTGGCTTTGGTTCTGGCTTTGGTTCTGGTGCTAGCTATGGAGCTGGTTTCACATCTGGAAGTGTGGGTGGCTATGGTTTATCTTCTAGCCAAGTTGGAGGTACCTTCAGCTGTCCAcccatcacagctgtcacaGTCAACCAGAGCCTGCTGGCCCCTCTGAGCCTGGAGATTGACCCCACCATCCAGGCTGTCCGCACCCAGGAGAAGGAGCAGATCAAGACCCTCAACAACCGCTTCGCCTCCTTCATTGACAAG GTCCGTTTCCTTGAGCAGCAGAACAAGATGCTAGAGACCAAATGGAGCCTCCTGCAGGACCAGACCACCACCCGCTCCAACATTGATGCAATGTTCGAGGCCTACATTGCCAACCTGCGCAGACAGCTCGACGGGCTGGGCAATGAGAAGGTCAAGCTGGAGGGAGAACTGAGAAACATGCAGGGCCAGGTTGAGGATTTCAAGAAGAA GTATGAAGATGAAATCAACAAACGTGCAGCTGCAGAGAATGAGTTTGTGCTCCTGAAGAAG GATGTTGATGCTGCCTACATGAACAAGGTGGAGCTGGAAGCCAGGGTGGATGCTCTTCAGGATGAGATCAACTTCCTCAGAGCCGTCTATGAGGCT GAGCTTCGTGAGCTGCAGAGCCAGATCAAGGACACCTCCGTCATTGTGGAGATGGACAACAGCCGTAACCTGGACATGGATGCTATCGTGGCTGAAGTGCGTGCTCAGTATGAGGACATTGCCAACCGCAGCAGGGCTGAAGCCGAGAGCTGGTACAAACAGAAG TACGAGGAGATGCAGACCTCTGCCGGACAGTATGGAGATGACCTGCGCACAACCAAAGCTGAGATTGCTGAGCTGAACCGCATGATCGCCCGTATTCAGAATGAGATTGAGGCTGTCAAGGGACAG AGGGCCAGCCTTGAGGCTCAGATCGCAGAGGCTGAGGAGCGCGGTGAGCTGGCAGTGAAGGATGCCAAGCTCCGCATCAGGGACCTGGAGGATGCTCTGCAGAGAGCCAAGCAGGACATGGCTCGCCAGGTGCGTGAATACCAGGAGCTGATGAACGTCAAGCTGGCCCTGGACATCGAAATCGCTACCTACAGGAAACTGCTGGAAGGAGAGGAGTCCAG ACTGGCCAGCGGAGGCTCCAACGCAACCATCCACGTGCAGCAGACCAGTGGAGGTG GACTCCAGAGCTCCAGCAGTGGATTCGGCTATGGGGGCAGCTTGTCTGGTGGTTATGGCGGTCTGAGTGGTGGTACTATTACCAAGTCCACAGTCTCAACATCCAGTTCCATGAGACGCTATTAA
- the LOC125900331 gene encoding keratin, type II cytoskeletal 8-like encodes MMMRKSYSVSGSGGSTRRSLAPVNYSVQRATYSSGGGSGFGSGFGSGAGYGGGFTSGSMSGYGLSSSQAGGAFIPPPITAVTVNQSLLAPLSLEIDPTIQAVRTQEKEQIKTLNNRFASFIDKVRFLEQQNKMLETKWSLLQDQTTTRSNIDAMFEAYIANLRRQLDGLGSEKVKLEGELRNMQGLVEDFRKKYEDEVLKRGAAENEFVLLKKDVDAAYINKVELEARVDALQDEINFLRAVYEAELRELQSQIKDTSVIVEMDNSRNLDMDAIVAEVRAQYEDIANRSRAEAESWYKQKYEEMQTSAGQYGDDLRTTKAEIAELNRMIARIQNEIEAVKGQRVSLEAQIAEAEERGELAVKDARLRIKDLEDALQRAKQDMARQVREYQELMNVKLALDIEIATYKKLLEGEESRLASGGSNATIHVQQTSGGGLQSSSGGFGYGGSLSGGYGGLSGGTITKSTVSTSSSMRRY; translated from the exons ATGATGATGAGGAAGTCATACTCAGTCTCAGGCTCGGGTGGCTCCACCAGGAGGTCGCTTGCCCCAGTCAACTACTCCGTACAAAGAGCCACTTACAGTTCTGGTGGTGGTTCTGGCTTTGGTTCTGGCTTTGGTTCTGGTGCTGGCTATGGAGGTGGTTTCACATCTGGAAGCATGAGTGGCTATGGTTTATCTTCTAGCCAAGCAGGAGGCGCCTTCATCCCTCCAcccatcacagctgtcacaGTCAACCAGAGCCTGCTGGCCCCTCTGAGCCTGGAGATTGACCCCACCATCCAGGCTGTCCGCACCCAGGAGAAGGAGCAGATCAAGACCCTCAACAACCGCTTCGCCTCCTTCATTGACAAG GTCCGTTTCCTTGAGCAGCAGAACAAGATGCTGGAGACCAAATGGAGCCTCCTACAGGACCAGACCACCACCCGCTCCAACATTGATGCAATGTTCGAGGCCTACATTGCCAACCTGCGCAGACAGCTCGACGGGCTGGGCAGTGAGAAGGTCAAGCTGGAGGGAGAACTGAGAAACATGCAGGGCCTGGTTGAGGACTTCAGGAAGAA GTATGAAGATGAAGTCCTCAAACGTGGAGCTGCAGAAAATGAGTTTGTGCTCCTGAAGAAG GACGTTGATGCTGCCTACATAAACAAGGTGGAGCTGGAAGCCAGGGTGGATGCTCTTCAGGATGAGATCAACTTCCTCAGAGCCGTCTATGAGGCT GAGCTTCGTGAGCTGCAGAGCCAGATCAAGGACACCTCCGTCATTGTGGAGATGGACAACAGCCGTAACCTGGACATGGATGCTATCGTGGCTGAAGTGCGTGCTCAGTATGAGGACATTGCCAACCGCAGCAGGGCTGAAGCCGAGAGCTGGTACAAACAGAAG TACGAGGAGATGCAGACCTCTGCCGGACAGTATGGAGATGACCTGCGCACAACCAAAGCTGAGATTGCTGAGCTGAACCGCATGATCGCCCGTATTCAGAATGAGATTGAGGCTGTCAAGGGACAG AGGGTCAGCCTTGAGGCTCAGATCGCAGAGGCTGAGGAGCGCGGTGAGCTGGCAGTGAAGGATGCCAGGCTCCGCATCAAGGACCTGGAGGATGCTCTGCAGAGAGCCAAGCAGGACATGGCTCGCCAGGTGCGTGAATACCAGGAGCTGATGAATGTCAAGCTGGCCCTGGACATCGAAATCGCCACCTACAAGAAACTGCTGGAAGGAGAGGAGTCCAG ACTGGCCAGCGGAGGCTCCAACGCAACCATCCATGTGCAGCAGACCAGTGGAGGTG GACTCCAGAGCTCCAGTGGTGGATTCGGCTATGGGGGCAGCTTGTCTGGTGGTTATGGCGGTCTGAGCGGTGGTACTATTACCAAGTCCACAGTCTCAACATCCAGTTCCATGAGACGCTATTAA